In Calditerricola satsumensis, the following proteins share a genomic window:
- the asnB gene encoding asparagine synthase (glutamine-hydrolyzing): MCGIAGWIDWERDLRHERHVLQAMADALTHRGPDAEGAWVSARAGLVHRRLIVVDPEGGTQPMVRKKGDQTYVLVYNGELYNTAELQQALTARGHRLFTRSDTEALLVSYLEWGPACVERLNGIFAFAIWDVAREELFLARDRLGVKPLFFAQRGSSFVFASELKGLLAHPAVEPVIDAEGLAEIFVMGPSRTPGHGVFRQVRELKPGWQMIVSRHRIVERPYWQLESAPHPDDFPTTVARVRDLVQDAVERQLVSDVPLCTLLSGGLDSSAITAFAARALTRDGRGPLHTWSIDYVDNDRYFRPTAFQPNPDAPWVARVANALGTVHHAVLLDTSELVSALQDAVVARDLPGMADVDASLLLFSKAIKEKATVGLSGECADEVFGGYPWFYREEARNAGTFPWMRNLAARIRLFSKELVDLVQPEVYLARRYQEALDEVPRLPGEPPADAKVRELFYLNLTRWMPTLLDRKDRMSMAAGLELRVPFCDHRLVEYLWNVPWAMKFYRQREKGLLRHALEGILPADVLWRKKSPYPKTHHPLYWEAVKQWTLSVLEDPESPLRPFLNTAAVREWANQDSSAPDLPLFGQLMGRPQFFAYLAQVDHWMRTYNVRVL; the protein is encoded by the coding sequence ATGTGCGGGATTGCCGGATGGATTGATTGGGAACGCGACCTGCGCCACGAGCGGCACGTGCTGCAAGCAATGGCCGACGCGCTGACGCACCGCGGTCCCGACGCGGAAGGCGCGTGGGTATCGGCGCGGGCGGGGCTGGTCCACCGCCGTTTGATTGTCGTCGACCCGGAAGGCGGCACCCAGCCGATGGTCCGCAAAAAAGGGGACCAGACCTACGTCCTTGTCTACAACGGCGAGCTGTACAACACCGCTGAGCTGCAGCAAGCGCTCACCGCTCGCGGCCACCGGCTGTTCACCCGCTCGGACACGGAAGCCTTGCTCGTCTCGTACCTGGAGTGGGGGCCGGCGTGCGTCGAGCGGCTGAACGGCATCTTCGCCTTCGCCATCTGGGACGTCGCCAGGGAGGAGCTGTTTCTGGCGCGCGATCGGCTGGGCGTCAAACCCCTCTTCTTCGCCCAGCGCGGTTCGTCGTTCGTGTTTGCCTCCGAATTGAAAGGCCTGCTCGCCCACCCCGCCGTCGAACCGGTTATCGACGCCGAAGGGCTGGCCGAAATCTTCGTCATGGGACCGTCCCGCACGCCCGGCCATGGCGTGTTTCGCCAGGTGCGGGAATTGAAACCCGGCTGGCAGATGATCGTCTCGCGCCATCGCATCGTCGAGCGCCCGTATTGGCAATTGGAGAGCGCGCCGCATCCGGATGACTTTCCCACCACCGTCGCGCGCGTGCGGGACCTCGTGCAGGATGCGGTCGAGCGGCAGCTGGTCTCGGACGTCCCCCTCTGCACCCTGCTGTCCGGCGGCCTCGACTCCAGCGCGATCACCGCCTTTGCCGCCCGGGCCCTCACGCGGGACGGCCGCGGCCCCCTGCACACCTGGTCCATCGACTATGTGGACAACGACCGATACTTTCGGCCCACCGCGTTCCAGCCCAACCCCGATGCGCCCTGGGTGGCGCGCGTGGCGAACGCGCTCGGCACGGTCCACCATGCGGTGCTCCTCGATACGTCCGAACTCGTCTCCGCCCTGCAGGATGCCGTTGTCGCCCGCGACCTGCCCGGGATGGCCGATGTCGACGCCTCGCTGCTGCTGTTCAGCAAGGCGATCAAGGAGAAGGCCACCGTGGGGCTCTCCGGCGAATGCGCCGACGAGGTGTTCGGCGGGTACCCCTGGTTCTACCGCGAAGAGGCGCGGAACGCCGGAACCTTCCCGTGGATGCGGAACCTCGCCGCGCGCATCCGCCTCTTCTCCAAAGAACTGGTCGATCTCGTGCAACCGGAAGTCTATCTGGCCCGCCGGTACCAAGAAGCCCTCGACGAAGTGCCGCGTCTCCCCGGCGAACCGCCAGCGGACGCCAAGGTGCGCGAACTGTTCTACCTCAACCTCACGCGGTGGATGCCCACGCTCCTCGACCGCAAGGACCGCATGAGCATGGCGGCGGGGCTGGAGCTTCGCGTGCCCTTTTGCGACCATCGCCTCGTGGAATACCTGTGGAACGTCCCGTGGGCGATGAAATTTTATCGGCAGCGGGAAAAGGGGCTCCTCCGCCACGCGTTAGAGGGCATCTTGCCGGCCGATGTGCTGTGGCGCAAGAAAAGCCCGTATCCGAAAACGCACCACCCGCTGTACTGGGAAGCGGTAAAGCAATGGACCCTCTCCGTCCTCGAAGATCCCGAATCGCCGCTGCGGCCGTTCCTCAACACGGCAGCGGTGCGGGAATGGGCCAATCAAGATTCGTCCGCACCGGACCTGCCCCTTTTCGGCCAGCTGATGGGACGGCCGCAGTTTTTCGCCTACCTTGCACAAGTGGACCATTGGATGCGCACCTACAACGTCCGGGTTCTCTAA